Within Thiobacter sp. AK1, the genomic segment ACCCGCAAGCGCTGCGAACTCTACCGCATCAAGGAAATCGACGAGCCTTACGGCGAACTCGTCAAGGCGCGCATTAGCGGCATCCGTCCCCAAGACTACACCCGTATGGGCTTCGCCATTCGACACCTCACCCGTTTGCTTAGCCGCGTGGAAGCCCGAACCAAACTGCTCATTACCCTCTCGGATGGCAAACCTGACGACTATTTCGATGTCTATCGCGGCCAGTATGGTATCGAGGACACGCGTCAGGCGCTAATCGAGGCCAAGCGGGCTGGTATTCATTCCTTCTGCATCACCATCGACCAAGAAGCGCGCGACTACCTGCCCCACATGTACGGCGCCGCGCACTACGCCATTATCGACGACGTACGAAAACTTCCTTTAAAGGTCGCCGACATTTACCGACGGCTCACGACCTAACAAGCCGTTGAAAAATCCCCCGCCGGCGCCTGCGTCGGCCATTACGATTGGAAGCCACCCGAGAACAACCGAGACGAGCACGATGAGAGGCAACCAAAACTTCCAGGGGGCGATGTTCAGCTACATCAGCCTTGAACAGCAAGTGCCGCAGGCCCACCCGCTACGCAAGCTGCGCGCCGTAGTCGATGCGCTGCTGGCGAGCATGGACAATGAATTCGAAGCGGTCTACGCCCGCCGTGGCCGCCCCTCGGTGCCGCCGGAGATGCTGTTGAAGGCCCTGCTGCTGCAGATTCTGTTTTCCATCCGCAGCGAGCGGCTGCTGGTCGAGGCGATCGACTACAACCTGCTCTACCGCTGGTTCGTCGGCCTGAACATCGAGGACAAGGTCTGGGATCACTCCACCTTCGCCGATGCCCGGCTGTTCAAGAAAGCCCCAGGGGACAAGTCCCGCCTGTGCCACATGGGGCACATCCTCATGGAAAACCGCAACGGGCTGATCGTGGATGTCGAGATCACCCATGCCAGCGGCACCGCAGAGCGCGAAGCGGCGCTGGCGATGCTCGCGCGCCGGGGCAACAAGAACAAGCGCGCCACGGTCGGGGCCGATAAGGGCGACGACACCAAGGACTTCATCACAGGCTGCAGAAGGCTCAGGATCACGCCGCACGTGGCGGCCAAGGACAAGCACTCGGCGGTGGATGGCCGCATCAAGCGCCACGAGGGCGACAAGACCAGTCTGAAGGTGCGCAAGCGCATCAAGGAAGCCTTTGGCTGGATCAAGACCGTGGGCGGCCTGGCCAAGACCAAGCTGATCGGCCAGGCCAGGCTCACGGGCCAGGCGCTGCTTTGCTTTGCCACCTACAACCTGGTGCGCATGGGCTCCATCGGCGGCTGGTGGGACGCGCATCATGCGTGAACCGTGGGATCCGTGCGCCCGAAATGGGCAAAACGGCTTGCAAACAGGCCGAAATGCACGTCGCAATCGCTGCCCACCCGCGTCTGGGCGGCTCGTTTCTTCGAAATCAGTGTCGCTGCTGCGTTCGAAGAACACTTTTTCAACGGGCTGTTAAGCCTCCCCTTAACGAAACCGTCACTTGCGACCGGCCTAAAGTTCCGCGCCCCGTGACCGATGTAAGCGACGGGTCACGGCGCAAACACGCCGTACCCGAGAACGGACATCTACCAAGGGCAAAGCCGCCGAAAGGCGGCGACGCAAAAGCACCGGCCTAACGGAACTTAGCTCCCATGGCAGCGGGCTTGCTGGGTGTCGCGCCGACCGGCTGGTGCCGGGCGTCTCCTCCGGTGCTCTCCCCCGGTGCTCTCCTTGGCAGAGTGTTTATGTCACCTAGGACCCGGAGAAGCAACATGGAAGGTGCCGACCCTAATGCACGCCTGAACGCCCTGGAAACCTGCCGCAACGAGCCTACCGCGGCAGAACGTCGTCTGCTGGATCGCGGCATGCAGATTGCCTTGGGCACCCTCTCAGGCGCCCTCAAGGCGATGCTCGAAAAGGCAGAGGAGGAATTCTTCCAGCTCGCCCAGAAATCCACCGAGCGCGCCATGGAGCAGCTCCATCTGGAGGCCATGAGCCTAGTGCGCATGCGTGCCGAGGAAATCGAAAAGCGCTTCCGCGAGCATTTGCAAGGGGGCATGCAGGCTGCCCTCTTGCCGCACAAGCGCAAGACAGGGCAGGTGCAGCCGCTGGAGAGCGATCAGTTCACCCTCGTGGATCCGGACGATCTGGAAGAGTCCATCGCCAGCCAGGAGATAGCGGCGAAGATCAAACATACCTGCACGGAAGAGCTCGCCGCCTTGGAAAAACGGGTAGGCCTATTGCTGCACGATCCGGAATTCCAGCGGGTGAAGCACCCCTTCGATCCCGCGGTGCTGGCCGAAGCCTACATGGCGGCCTGCCGCGACACGGAGGCCCCCCTCAAGATCCGGCTGCTTTTGGTCACCATGTGGGACAAGCACATGCAGGACGCGGTAGCCTCGACCTATCATGAGATCAATCAATACCTGATCGAGAAAGGCGTGCTGCCGCGCATCCGCCGCGAAATCCGCCGTGGCCACACCCACACGGCGGAAATCGCCGCCCTTGCCGCCCAGGCCGCGGTGGAGGCGGTGCAGGCCGCGCAAGCCGATGGTGATGTGTTTGCCGCCATGCAGCAATGGTTTGCGCGCGCCGCGCAGCGGGGCGCTCTGCCCCAGGCTGGGGGGATGCCCGCCGGGCTGGGCGCGGTTGCCGCCGGCTTGATTCCAGGCGGGATGCTCCCCAGCGCGACCCTGGCGCACGGGCCGGCCGACATCGCCGCGGGCGGGGCAAGCAAAAGCGCTAGCGAGGTAGCAGCCACACCGGCACCCGCCGCCTGCTCTCCGGTAATCCTCACCCAGCTCACCGAACTACAGCATGGACAAGGCGCGGAGCGCATCCCGGTGTTGGCGCAAGCCGCTGCCGGTGCGCCGGTGGCCGTGCTGCGCGAAATCCGTGAGGCGCTGCCAGTGGATAGTCTCGGGCCGGCCTCCGCCATGACCATCGAAGTGGTGGCCATGATATTCGACTACATCTTCGACGACGCGCGGGTACCCGACGCAGTGAAGGCCCTGATCGGCCGCCTTCAGATTCCTGTGCTCAAGGCAGCGATGATCGATCCGGCCTTCTTCTCGCGCAAAACCCATCCCACCCGACGTCTGCTCAATCTCATCGGCGAGGCGTCCATCGGCTGGCAGGGCACCTTTGACCATGATGATCCGCTCTATCGCCAGATCGAGCGCCTGGTGCAGACCATCCTCGACCAGTTCGAGGACGATCTCGCAGTGTTCGAGAACGCGCTCGCCGAGTTCCAGAGCTTCCTGGAAGAACAGGAACGGCAGGCCGAGGCCCTGGTGGCCGCCGCCACGCCCCTGATCGTGGCGCGGGAGCAGCGGGAATTGGCGGCAGAAGAAGCCCGCGAAGCGGCGCAGGCGGCCATCGAGCGTCGCGCCCGTGAAAGCGAACTGCCGGAAGCCGTGCGCGCCTTCCTGTGCGAAACCTGGATGGAGGTGCTCTGTCGCGCGCGCATCGAAGCAGGTGGCGATGGCCCCGCGTGGCAGGAGGCGCTCGCCACCATGGACGAGCTGGTGTGGAGCACCCGACCCAAACCCACCCGCGAGGATCGGGAGCACCTCATCAAGATCCTACCTTCGCTGCTCAAGCGCTTGAAGAACGGCATGGAAGCCGCGGGAACATGCGAGGAAGTACGCGACCGCTTCCTGAGCCAGCTGGTGAAGTGCCACGCCAGCGCCGTTTCCGCTGGCTTCGCACAGGAGAGCGCCACGCCGGCGCCCGCGCCGCGGGAAACGGCAGTGGTGCTCAAATTCCCCAAACCCCAGGCCACGCCTGTCAAGCTGGAAATCCTCACGCCGGCCGACGACGAGGGGCAGGTGGAAGTGGAGGAAATCACCATCAGCGGCGTGGGCTGGGCCGAGGAGGAGGCATTCGCCCCTACCGCCTCTGGGGCCGATGGCGCGGAAACGACGACGGCGCCGGAGATCGATGCGGAGATAGCACGCGAAGCAGTGGCCGCGCTTAAACCCGGCATGTGGGTGGAATTCCGCCACACCGGGATGGAACCCCTCCAGGCCAGGCTGAAGTGGATCAGCCCGCTGCGCGGCGCCTATCTCTTCTGCGACCGTCAAGGCAAGCGCGGCGCCACGATGCCGCGGGAAAAGTTGGAAGCCGCGTTCCGCATCGGCACCGCCCGCTTGCTGGAGGATGTGCCGCTCATGGATCGCGCCGTGGACAATGTGATCGAAACGCTGAAGCAGGCCGCCGCCTGATCAGCGGCGCACCCAATCCACCAACGGCAGCCACTGCTCGAGCTCGCGCTCGCTCTGGGCGCGCGGCAGGTCGAACAAGGTTTCCCCCAGCGCAGCCGCTTGCACATACACCTGGGTGTCGCGTAGCCAACCGATCACCGGCAACTCGTATTTCTCGAAGAAATGCTGCAGCGTAGCAGCCGCGCGCGTGCGGGGATCCACGCGCATTCCCACCACGCCGATGTGCACCGCGTGTTTGCGCACGGCCTTGTGTTCCTTTAGGTCCTGGAAGAAGTCCGCCACCGCCCAGATATCGAACAAGGAAGGCGGTACCGGCACCAGCACCTTGTCCGCCGCCTTCAGGGCATTGGCCAGTGTCTTGCCATGAATACCAGCCGGTGCATCGAGGATCAGGAAATCCGTTGCCGGGGCTTTAGTGAGGTCCCCATCGCGGGCATCCCAGGCCTCGATACGCGGCAAATGAGGAGAACGGATAGACAGCCAGTGCAGGCTGGACTGCTGACGGTCCATGTCACCG encodes:
- a CDS encoding ParA family protein, whose protein sequence is MQSILIVNPKGGSGKTTLATNLAGFFAWRGDRVILGDMDRQQSSLHWLSIRSPHLPRIEAWDARDGDLTKAPATDFLILDAPAGIHGKTLANALKAADKVLVPVPPSLFDIWAVADFFQDLKEHKAVRKHAVHIGVVGMRVDPRTRAAATLQHFFEKYELPVIGWLRDTQVYVQAAALGETLFDLPRAQSERELEQWLPLVDWVRR
- a CDS encoding DUF1631 domain-containing protein, yielding MEGADPNARLNALETCRNEPTAAERRLLDRGMQIALGTLSGALKAMLEKAEEEFFQLAQKSTERAMEQLHLEAMSLVRMRAEEIEKRFREHLQGGMQAALLPHKRKTGQVQPLESDQFTLVDPDDLEESIASQEIAAKIKHTCTEELAALEKRVGLLLHDPEFQRVKHPFDPAVLAEAYMAACRDTEAPLKIRLLLVTMWDKHMQDAVASTYHEINQYLIEKGVLPRIRREIRRGHTHTAEIAALAAQAAVEAVQAAQADGDVFAAMQQWFARAAQRGALPQAGGMPAGLGAVAAGLIPGGMLPSATLAHGPADIAAGGASKSASEVAATPAPAACSPVILTQLTELQHGQGAERIPVLAQAAAGAPVAVLREIREALPVDSLGPASAMTIEVVAMIFDYIFDDARVPDAVKALIGRLQIPVLKAAMIDPAFFSRKTHPTRRLLNLIGEASIGWQGTFDHDDPLYRQIERLVQTILDQFEDDLAVFENALAEFQSFLEEQERQAEALVAAATPLIVAREQRELAAEEAREAAQAAIERRARESELPEAVRAFLCETWMEVLCRARIEAGGDGPAWQEALATMDELVWSTRPKPTREDREHLIKILPSLLKRLKNGMEAAGTCEEVRDRFLSQLVKCHASAVSAGFAQESATPAPAPRETAVVLKFPKPQATPVKLEILTPADDEGQVEVEEITISGVGWAEEEAFAPTASGADGAETTTAPEIDAEIAREAVAALKPGMWVEFRHTGMEPLQARLKWISPLRGAYLFCDRQGKRGATMPREKLEAAFRIGTARLLEDVPLMDRAVDNVIETLKQAAA
- a CDS encoding transposase, producing MRGNQNFQGAMFSYISLEQQVPQAHPLRKLRAVVDALLASMDNEFEAVYARRGRPSVPPEMLLKALLLQILFSIRSERLLVEAIDYNLLYRWFVGLNIEDKVWDHSTFADARLFKKAPGDKSRLCHMGHILMENRNGLIVDVEITHASGTAEREAALAMLARRGNKNKRATVGADKGDDTKDFITGCRRLRITPHVAAKDKHSAVDGRIKRHEGDKTSLKVRKRIKEAFGWIKTVGGLAKTKLIGQARLTGQALLCFATYNLVRMGSIGGWWDAHHA